DNA from Leptotrichia trevisanii DSM 22070:
GTGTAGGGATGTTTTGGATTATTGAATAAATCATTTACGTTTGCGATTTCTACAATTTCTCCAGCGTACATTACTGCCACTCTGTCCGCCATTTCAGCAACAACGCCCAAATCATGTGTAATCAGTATAATCCCAGCATTTATTTCACTTTGTAAAGTTTTTAGCAAATCCAGTATTTGTGCCTGTATTGTAACATCCAGTGCAGTTGTCGGCTCATCAGCTATAATAATTTCAGGCTTGCAGGAAAGTGCTATTGCAATCATAACTCTTTGACGCATTCCTCCAGATAATTCGTGCGGAAATTGCCTTGCTACACGTTTTGGATTTTTTATTCCTACATTTTGCAGTAATTCCAGCATTCTATCTTCTCTTTCAGTTTTGGACAATTTTGTATGATAAATCATTCCCTCTTCAATTTGTTCTCCTATTCTCATAAGCGGATTTAAAGCCGATAGAGGATCTTGAAATATCATGCCAATTTTATTTCCCCTAATTTTATTATATTCTTCTTCATCAATTTCTACCAAATTTTTCCCTTCAAAATTGATTTCTCCCTTTAATTTAGTGTTATTCGGATTATGCAGTCCAATAATAGAAGTTGCAAGCGTACTTTTTCCACATCCTGACTCCCCCACTATCGCAAGTATCTCATTTCTTCTAAGTTCCAGTGAAACATTATCCACAGCGGGAAAATATTCATCCTTTATCCGAAAACTTGTAACAAGATTATTAATTTTTATCAATGTTTCAGTTTGCTCCATATTTTTCTCCTCATACAAAAATTTTAATTAAAAAATTTATTTTCTTATAATAATAATATTGTAACACAGATTTTAACATTTTACCTTATGATTTTC
Protein-coding regions in this window:
- a CDS encoding ABC transporter ATP-binding protein, whose product is MEQTETLIKINNLVTSFRIKDEYFPAVDNVSLELRRNEILAIVGESGCGKSTLATSIIGLHNPNNTKLKGEINFEGKNLVEIDEEEYNKIRGNKIGMIFQDPLSALNPLMRIGEQIEEGMIYHTKLSKTEREDRMLELLQNVGIKNPKRVARQFPHELSGGMRQRVMIAIALSCKPEIIIADEPTTALDVTIQAQILDLLKTLQSEINAGIILITHDLGVVAEMADRVAVMYAGEIVEIANVNDLFNNPKHPYTRSLLNSIPQLDTETEKLHVIQGIVPSLTKLTRTGCRFSQRIPWIKESEHEKNPTLHEVEKEHFVRCTCWKNFHFEK